GGAAATTATAATAGAAAAGAATCATCCTGATTCATTCCAGCAGACAGACCTCGAACAACAATTAGTAACTAAGAAAATAAGTCGAATCATTATAACAGGAATTTAATCGGAAATTTGCGTAGATGCTACTTGTCGACGAGCCTTTAGTAAAGGCTATGAAGTTATTCTTGTTAAAGATGGACATAGTACATACAATTCAAATATTTTTACAGCTGCTCAAATTATTGATCACCACAATGAAATACTTGGCCAATGGTTTGCCAATGTAAAAAAGACGGAAGAGATTGTCTTTTAGATTCATTTTTTGTCTCAGTGCACTGCTAAAGAGTTAAGTACATTTATATGTTGTCTTTATAATTATGGTGCTGAGTTGGCCCGAATTGAATTGCAACCCACGCTGAGCCAAAGCGATGATGAAAATTTGTGCTTCCGAACATGCTAAGTGAAAAGACATCAAGGGAGTGGAGCAGGATGGCAAGAAGAAAGAGGAGATATGCGTTACCAGGGGTGAGCCAAAATCAATCATGTCGGAGGACAAGAACATACACGCATAAGTCGCTGATTCAGCGGCTTTTTATTTTCTGGCGGATTTTTAGAACCTTTGTCGAATGAGTGGAAGTCAGAAGGAATCTAAGAGGTGTATTTCGTATATGAAATGGAATAGGTCTACGCTGAAAGGGTGGTTGTATCATGCAGACGTCAATTATCCTAATAATGAAGCTTTCTTTAAAGAAGTCTTGTTGCAACTCCACAACCAAGAACGCACACACCTCTCTTATCTTGAAATAAATGGCCATACCGCTGCAGCCTGGCTCACTATGATCTATGCAGACAAAGCATATATGTACATGATCGCATCACCTAAGCATTACGCGGAATATGGAGTTGGGTTAGTATTGACCAATCAGGTGATTCGTCATCTCATGAATACCAGTAGCTGCTTGCGAGAAATCGATTTTCTAAGCGGTCAGCAGGATTACAAATTTTACTGGGCAGATCGCATAAAAATCAACTATCATATCCGGTTCATTAACCGAGCACGTAGAACCAAGCTGCTTCGGGCCTATTCCCTCATTCAATTCAATAAGCCGCGATTGAAGTCGCTCCTC
The window above is part of the Paenibacillus lutimineralis genome. Proteins encoded here:
- a CDS encoding GNAT family N-acetyltransferase; this translates as MKWNRSTLKGWLYHADVNYPNNEAFFKEVLLQLHNQERTHLSYLEINGHTAAAWLTMIYADKAYMYMIASPKHYAEYGVGLVLTNQVIRHLMNTSSCLREIDFLSGQQDYKFYWADRIKINYHIRFINRARRTKLLRAYSLIQFNKPRLKSLLTQR